AGACTGCTCAAAAGCCATCATCAGCACCACGCCCACCCGGCCTCCGAGGATGACCCGGACTTTCATGACGGCGAACACCCCGATCCGGCGCGCTGGTACCTGAACTTCTTAAAAGGCTACGTCAGCGTCGGGCAGCTCGTGGGCATGGCGATCGTCTTCAACATCCTGCACCACCTCGTCGGCGTTGCCCTCCCCAACCTGCTGATCTTCTGGGTGCTGCCCTCGCTCTTGAGCACCCTGCAGCTCTTCTACTTCGGCACCTACCTTCCCCACCGTGCCCCGACCGACGGCTACACCGACCACCATCGGGCGAGCTCCAACGACTTCGCCCCCTGGCTCTCGTTTCTGACCTGCTACCACTTTGGCTACCACTGGGAGCATCACGAGCGCCCCGACATCCCCTGGTGGGATCTGCCACGTATGCGTCACGTTCAGCGTCTTTAAAAAAGTTATTCAAAACCTGTTCAGAATACTTG
The sequence above is drawn from the Lujinxingia sediminis genome and encodes:
- a CDS encoding fatty acid desaturase; translated protein: MTSLHRPAYHTTRGLLSAAIIIALWALTLTTALGVPLAITPAAALTTLALVALQTFLYTGLFITAHDAMHRTVAPRFPRLNHAIGRLAVLLYALFSYARLLKSHHQHHAHPASEDDPDFHDGEHPDPARWYLNFLKGYVSVGQLVGMAIVFNILHHLVGVALPNLLIFWVLPSLLSTLQLFYFGTYLPHRAPTDGYTDHHRASSNDFAPWLSFLTCYHFGYHWEHHERPDIPWWDLPRMRHVQRL